From the Dendrosporobacter quercicolus genome, one window contains:
- a CDS encoding HD domain-containing protein: MRDDWREETQLRIQNSKIYQSLKLKCKSEAAGDHVLSLVDDAINYAYQRTKSILRHMNEFTLHDGEHLFRVLKIMEDILSEANINKLTTPELMLLILSAFFHDIGMAPSEKEVLAWKKVWDISPEFKSDIEKDAYNKFKQFCSSKPEQLNQIDILIAEGNSTLADCLKSYLISDFIRNTHAIRAKEIIQQDWNGKIKYRDTDLTVEFAEICFSHNEDALLILNLDKSYLCGPETYACLPLVAVVLRLADVLDFDAKRTPSILFSHLAVKHPISIKEWNKHRAIEAWTIKDTKICFHAKCTHPAIEASIHSFCDLIDNELSVCNNIISLINEHYKSSQIGISLRLPFKVNREKIETKKDIFGNPQYIYRKTEFNLSKRQVIDLLMGTKLYGDPEVAMRELLQNSIDACLLRGALEKKWGNHYSPEIHVNYYKENDDRILEIIDNGIGMDQEIIDNYYSKVGSSFYNSGEFYDLRSYTNADFVPTSRFGIGILSCFMVADTLIVDTRKIYGPHESSAPLNIVIEGQESIFWIKQGERKIPGTSTKLILRKKKNPWENMTEDKFVESVEAVIPNPPFKIFIKTNSQEKIRDEHSFREITASSLRDYSWNKNENVKEIEFNFNQEGLVGSAIVAILEKGKKPVMSIDMTSKEVYVEGEEYRLNKTIGLGGKYVKLTSKSLEVNESGKIKESESSRQLFNSRSRISLHGIEVPCNLFPDDWNMQRNQVKLDWPFPILLVVDVNGKRDLDLNSSRTQIIISDKWIKFEEDLSFVICSGISKLMNKCYWESFKTLLCDNTKNENFLNGLAKLAGKKRD; this comes from the coding sequence ATGCGTGATGACTGGAGAGAAGAAACCCAACTAAGGATTCAAAACAGTAAAATTTATCAAAGTTTAAAACTGAAATGCAAAAGTGAAGCAGCTGGAGATCATGTCTTATCTTTAGTTGATGATGCGATTAATTATGCTTATCAAAGAACTAAATCAATTCTTCGCCACATGAATGAATTTACTCTTCACGACGGCGAGCATTTGTTTAGGGTCCTAAAGATAATGGAGGATATATTATCTGAAGCAAATATTAATAAACTAACAACTCCAGAATTAATGCTTTTGATACTGTCGGCATTTTTTCACGATATAGGTATGGCGCCAAGTGAAAAAGAGGTATTGGCATGGAAAAAAGTCTGGGATATATCTCCCGAGTTTAAGTCTGACATTGAAAAGGATGCATACAATAAATTCAAACAATTCTGCTCTTCAAAACCAGAGCAGCTTAATCAGATAGATATATTAATAGCGGAAGGGAATAGTACCTTAGCTGATTGTTTAAAGAGCTATTTGATATCTGACTTTATCAGAAATACGCATGCAATAAGAGCAAAGGAAATTATTCAACAAGATTGGAACGGCAAAATAAAATATAGGGATACTGATTTAACAGTTGAATTTGCTGAGATTTGCTTTAGTCATAACGAAGATGCACTCTTGATTCTTAATTTAGATAAAAGTTATTTGTGTGGGCCAGAAACTTATGCTTGCTTACCATTGGTAGCAGTTGTTTTAAGATTAGCGGACGTCCTGGATTTTGATGCTAAGCGGACCCCCTCAATCTTGTTTTCACATTTAGCTGTAAAACATCCTATTTCAATTAAGGAATGGAATAAACATAGGGCAATTGAGGCATGGACTATAAAGGATACAAAAATATGTTTTCATGCTAAGTGTACTCATCCTGCGATAGAAGCCTCAATACACTCATTTTGTGATTTGATTGATAACGAACTTAGTGTTTGTAATAATATTATTTCTTTAATTAATGAGCATTACAAATCAAGTCAGATAGGTATTTCTCTTAGACTTCCTTTTAAAGTTAATAGAGAAAAAATCGAGACCAAAAAAGACATATTTGGAAATCCACAATATATCTATAGAAAAACAGAATTTAATTTAAGTAAAAGACAGGTAATCGATTTGCTTATGGGAACCAAGTTATATGGTGACCCAGAAGTCGCTATGCGAGAATTATTACAAAATTCGATAGATGCGTGTTTATTAAGGGGCGCGTTAGAAAAAAAGTGGGGTAATCATTATTCTCCTGAAATTCATGTTAATTATTATAAAGAAAACGACGACAGGATATTAGAGATTATTGATAACGGAATTGGAATGGATCAAGAAATTATTGATAACTACTATTCTAAGGTAGGGTCTTCTTTTTATAATTCAGGTGAATTTTATGATCTACGTTCATACACTAATGCTGATTTTGTTCCGACATCAAGATTTGGAATCGGAATTCTATCTTGCTTCATGGTTGCCGATACACTGATTGTTGATACCAGAAAGATATATGGACCTCATGAATCCAGTGCACCATTAAACATTGTAATAGAAGGGCAAGAAAGTATCTTTTGGATAAAGCAAGGCGAAAGAAAGATTCCTGGGACTTCAACAAAGCTTATATTACGAAAGAAAAAAAATCCATGGGAAAATATGACTGAAGATAAATTCGTTGAATCGGTGGAGGCGGTTATACCGAATCCTCCATTTAAAATATTCATTAAAACTAATTCGCAAGAAAAAATTCGCGATGAACATAGTTTTAGGGAGATTACAGCTTCTTCTTTAAGAGACTATTCTTGGAACAAAAATGAGAACGTTAAAGAAATAGAATTTAATTTCAATCAAGAAGGATTAGTAGGAAGTGCGATTGTTGCAATACTAGAAAAGGGCAAAAAGCCAGTAATGAGTATCGATATGACATCCAAGGAAGTATATGTTGAAGGTGAGGAATATAGGCTTAATAAAACTATAGGCTTGGGAGGAAAGTATGTAAAGCTAACCTCGAAATCATTGGAAGTAAATGAAAGTGGCAAGATAAAAGAAAGTGAATCTTCTAGGCAGTTGTTTAATTCAAGATCTCGAATATCACTACATGGCATTGAAGTTCCATGTAACTTATTTCCCGATGATTGGAATATGCAAAGAAACCAAGTGAAGTTGGACTGGCCTTTTCCCATTTTGCTTGTTGTTGATGTTAATGGGAAAAGAGATCTAGATTTAAACTCTTCTCGCACTCAGATTATTATTAGCGATAAATGGATTAAATTTGAAGAAGACCTATCTTTTGTAATCTGCTCTGGTATTTCAAAATTGATGAATAAATGTTATTGGGAATCGTTTAAAACGTTATTATGCGACAATACAAAAAATGAAAATTTTCTGAACGGGTTAGCTAAATTAGCAGGTAAGAAAAGGGATTAA
- a CDS encoding YczE/YyaS/YitT family protein, translated as MSKEELCKRYSLFILGLFVSAFGVSLITKAQLGTAPISSVPYTLSMGFPITMGTLIFLLNMLLIIGQLLLLKRKFQLVQLIQVPVSIMFGYFIDLTMSLLSFLNPATYLLKIEFLLAGCVILALGISMEVIANVVMLSGEAFVQAISVTFNKEFGRTKVVFDVTLIAAASIISVFLFGELVGIGEGTMISALIVGLIVRFFNGKLRFVNDRLRAEQNGEVNETI; from the coding sequence ATGTCCAAAGAAGAATTATGTAAAAGATATAGCCTGTTTATCTTAGGCTTGTTTGTTAGTGCGTTCGGGGTAAGTCTCATAACAAAAGCGCAACTGGGAACCGCTCCGATTTCGAGTGTCCCGTATACGCTCAGTATGGGATTTCCCATAACAATGGGAACACTGATATTTTTGCTGAATATGCTTCTGATTATCGGGCAATTATTGCTGTTAAAGAGAAAGTTTCAGCTGGTACAACTTATTCAAGTGCCTGTTTCAATCATGTTTGGTTATTTTATTGATTTAACGATGTCATTGCTTTCATTTCTAAATCCAGCCACTTATCTGCTTAAAATTGAGTTTTTGCTAGCCGGTTGCGTTATTCTTGCTTTGGGTATCAGTATGGAAGTGATTGCAAATGTGGTTATGCTTTCCGGCGAGGCATTTGTCCAAGCGATTTCCGTTACGTTTAATAAGGAATTTGGCAGAACTAAAGTTGTCTTTGACGTAACGCTGATTGCTGCAGCCAGTATTATTTCGGTATTTTTATTCGGTGAGCTTGTCGGTATTGGCGAGGGGACAATGATTTCCGCCCTGATTGTTGGTTTAATTGTGAGGTTTTTCAATGGAAAACTTCGCTTTGTTAATGACCGGTTGCGTGCGGAACAAAATGGCGAAGTAAATGAAACGATCTAA
- a CDS encoding MarR family winged helix-turn-helix transcriptional regulator produces MYKTLHHLLACTYSTFSKQVLANLFDSGLTSGQPKVLDYLKYHNGCVQKDIAAGCEIEASTVTSLLLRMEEGGLIERRMRKGNRRSLYVFLTDKGIKALEKVSEVFDELETLAFEGFSTEEKMDFLEKFFKIYGNLTKENK; encoded by the coding sequence ATGTATAAAACATTACATCATTTATTAGCCTGTACCTATTCAACGTTTTCCAAACAAGTACTTGCAAATTTGTTTGACAGCGGTCTCACTTCAGGCCAGCCCAAGGTACTTGACTACCTAAAATATCATAATGGCTGTGTGCAAAAAGATATTGCAGCAGGTTGTGAGATTGAGGCTTCAACAGTAACCAGCCTGCTGTTGCGGATGGAAGAAGGTGGTTTGATTGAACGAAGAATGCGTAAAGGTAATAGACGATCACTTTATGTGTTTCTTACCGATAAAGGAATAAAGGCGCTGGAAAAAGTCAGTGAGGTATTTGACGAGCTTGAAACGCTGGCTTTCGAAGGGTTTTCGACAGAGGAAAAAATGGATTTCCTGGAGAAGTTTTTTAAAATTTACGGGAATTTGACGAAAGAAAATAAATAA